A genomic stretch from Cherax quadricarinatus isolate ZL_2023a chromosome 63, ASM3850222v1, whole genome shotgun sequence includes:
- the Mccc2 gene encoding methylcrotonoyl-CoA carboxylase beta chain, mitochondrial isoform X2, translating into MLHGRLFRAYVGLCRHCRPQRAYHNDTANIVGSTPDKTSPEFQENESRLKALVDELRGRIGTITLGGGEKAIQRHKSKGKLLVRERISQLIDPGTPFLEMSQLAGYQLYGKEDVPAGGIITGIGKVSGVECMIVGNDATVKGGSYYPITVKKHLRAQEIAQENNLPCLYLVDSGGANLPRQADVFPDRDHFGRIFFNQANMSSLGIAQIAVVLGSCTAGGAYVPAMADESIIVRKQGTIFLAGPPLVKAATGEEISSEDLGGADLHCGKSGVTDHYALDDTHALHLARRIVRTLNRTKVPQTSIREVREPVFDAHDLYGIVGDNLKKTYDVREVIARIVDGSEFDEFKARYGETLVCGFGRLYGYPVGIIGNNGVLFSESAVKGTHFIELCCQRRIPLIFLQNITGFMVGRDAEAGGIAKNGAKMVTAVACAKVPKFTVVIGGSYGAGNYGMCGRAYGGQRKRSKLLRLLLLSVLRWRDHHTFLVQGYGMTV; encoded by the exons ATGTTGCACGGCAGGTTATTTAGGGCTTATGTAGGCCTATGTAGGCACTGTAGGCCTCAGAGGGCCTACCATAATGACACTGCCAACATTGTTGGATCTACACCTGATAAAACATCCCCGGAATTCCAG GAAAATGAATCTCGCCTGAAAGCATTAGTGGATGAACTACGTGGGCGGATTGGCACCATTACTCTTGGGGGTGGAGAAAAGGCTATTCAACGACATAAGAGCAAAG GCAAGCTTTTAGTTCGAGAACGCATCAGTCAGCTGATTGACCCAGGCACTCCATTTCTTGAAATGTCACAGTTGGCAGGATACCAGCTCTATGGCAAGGAGGATGTTCCAGCAGGTGGCATCATTACAGGGATTGGCAAGGTTTCAGG TGTGGAATGTATGATTGTGGGAAATGACGCGACTGTGAAGGGAGGGAGCTATTACCCCATCACTGTCAAGAAACACTTGAGGGCACAAGAAATTGCTCAGGAAAACAACCTACCTTGTTTATACCTGGTAGACTCCGGTGGTGCCAACCTTCCACGTCAAGCTGATGTCTTTCCTGATCGGGATCATTTCGGCCGCATTTTCTTCAATCAAGCCAACATGTCATCTCTTGGCATAGCACAG ATTGCTGTTGTTCTAGGCTCTTGTACTGCTGGAGGTGCCTATGTACCAGCCATGGCTGATGAATCCATCATTGTGAGAAAACAAGGAACCATTTTTCTAGCTGGGCCACCACTTGTCAAGGCTGCCACTGGAGAGGAAATATCATCAGAAGATCTGGGAGGAGCTGATTTACATTGTGG AAAATCTGGTGTTACTGATCATTACGCTCTGGATGACACACACGCCCTTCACTTAGCGAGGAGAATTGTACGCACTCTCAACCGCACAAAAGTTCCTCAA ACTTCTATTAGAGAAGTTAGAGAACCTGTGTTTGATGCTCATGACCTCTATGGTATTGTTGGTGACAACCTCAAGAAAACTTATGATGTAAGGGAGGTGATTGCTCGAATTGTTGACGGATCAGAATTTGACGAATTTAAG GCACGTTATGGAGAGACACTGGTATGTGGATTTGGCCGCCTGTATGGCTATCCTGTTGGCATTATCGGCAACAATGGTGTGCTCTTCTCAGAGTCTGCAGTTAAAGGAACACACTTCATTGAACTTTGCTGCCAGCGGAGGATACCTCTGATTTTCTTACAGAACATTACTG GTTTTATGGTTGGCCGTGATGCAGAGGCTGGCGGGATTGCTAAGAATGGAGCTAAGATGGTAACAGCTGTGGCTTGTGCGAAGGTTCCTAAATTTACTGTTGTAATTGGGGGCTCTTACGGTGCTGGCAACTATGGCATGTGTGGTAGAGCTTACGG